Within the Sphingobium baderi genome, the region CACCTTTCTCAAGCTCGTTCCAATGGATGAGCTGAGGCGTGCAGCGTTCCGCCCAACTGCGCGGCGCCTTATATATCTCCTTGGGGAAAACACTATATCCGCACGGCAGGGGAACGGGCTCGTTCACGACGAAGGCGCCCTCGAAACTCTCCCAATAGAGCCGCGCAGAAGAGGCGCCGCAATTGGGTAGCCAGTACATCATGATGCTGTCGAGAATTTCGTCATAGCTAAAGATATTGAGCGGGTTACCCGCACAATCGGCCCAGCTCTGGAGCTTCTCGAATATCCACGCGGCCTGACTGACCGGCGAGTCGGCCAGCCCATATCCCAGGGTCTGGGGGCGACTCATCTGCTGCGTGGAATAGCCACTTTCCCAGCGCTGATAGTGCGCCATGGCTGCCAGCATCGCGGCTTCGTCGGGATTGAGATTTTCATAGGGCGGCGGGGGCATTACGACGGGCAAATTCGTGTGGATGGCCTTCAATCCGTCCGGTCTTTGCCGTGCCAGGGTGTGTGTGACTGCCGAGCCCCAGTCCCCCCCCTGCGCGACATATTCATGATAGCCCAGTCGCCGCATCAGCAGGTGCCAGTTTGAGGCGATCCGCTCAAGTCCCCAACCTGTCCCTGTTGGCTTGTCGGAGAACCCATAACCAGGCAAAGCCGGGATCACGAGATGGAATG harbors:
- a CDS encoding epoxide hydrolase family protein encodes the protein MTDTELDTIRPFEASISDAEIRDLHERLDRIRWPEPETVADWSQGVPVADMRALVDYWRHRYDWRRCEATFNALPQFKTTLDGLDVYFLHIRSSNANALPLILTHGWPGSVLEFLKTIAPLSEPQDFGGDAADAFHLVIPALPGYGFSDKPTGTGWGLERIASNWHLLMRRLGYHEYVAQGGDWGSAVTHTLARQRPDGLKAIHTNLPVVMPPPPYENLNPDEAAMLAAMAHYQRWESGYSTQQMSRPQTLGYGLADSPVSQAAWIFEKLQSWADCAGNPLNIFSYDEILDSIMMYWLPNCGASSARLYWESFEGAFVVNEPVPLPCGYSVFPKEIYKAPRSWAERCTPQLIHWNELEKGGHFAAFEQPELFVEEVRTCFRQIR